The genomic segment TGTTCCATGAAAAAAGCAACTAGTTCAGCTTTCAAGTCAGACAGTCATGCAGGTGTTTTCTGGGAGACAGTACTTATCCCACATTGCACTTTGTCATGTAGCACAAGTGTTTTATGCATATTTGCAAATGTGTCACACAGAATGTTAAAATGCTCAAGGGTAGAGGCgtaataaaatacagaatttttacttctttactgGGGACATTCTTAAATGGAATCGTCCCCCATTCCCTGTCCCTTGTATGGCAGTAAGGGATACATATTGATGCCACCTTCTTGATTCATTTTAAGACACCAGCAGTTTACCCAccattgcttttgcaccatcagtGCAAATCTCAACATAGGGAAAATGGCAAAATAAGTCAGTATTGCAATCAAAGTAAGTCTTGGGGGAACCCTAGCAGTTGGGGGACCTCAAGAAATTGCTGGCTTAGGATTTATACATGCTTTATAGCTGGCCAGCATGCAGGGGAATTTCCCATATTACAAGTCCTAACCCTTCCTTCCTCCAACAGAAGCTACAACTTAACTTTTCAAACCTTTGCTGACACTAGAGCATAGACATGACCTCAGGTCTGCCAATCAGTCACACCCATGCTACACGTAAGAGTTGGGAGACAGCATGTGAGGAAGTAGGTGTCTGCTGGAATCCTTCATCTGGCAAAGGAGTCAGCAGAGGTGCCCAGCTTCTCATGGGCACTGATGTGGACCTGCAGGCCCCCGTGCCCAGCACCAGCAGCGTGGCAAAAATTTCCAGTGGCAACGAACAAGTCAAGTTCCTCTTGACAGCCTGAGGATCCTTGGCCCCCTGTGTCTGGGCCTGGTAGTGATAGCAGTGAGGTGCTCTTTGGACACTTCCTCAGTGTGGTCTGGGCATTAGTCATGTGGCTTCCATTCCCAATTGTTTGGTCATCCCTGGGCTTCTCAGAGGTATCTGATGTTGCACATatactatttttccatttaaactcCCTATTTTGAACTTTGCTTTTTAACTGTAGAGCCTGGTATTACCCATGCCTAGGGGATTTTGATGCTCTGATCTCATGGACCTGGATCACTTGCCCACTTCCAGAATCAAGCTTGGAGTTATCCCATGCAAAGCACAATGATTATGaatgagggagaagaaaaagaactatTTCCAAAAGGAGGAATCACGGATGACAAGGagaggaaatgaataaatttcaCTGCAGGGTAGTTACTCTGAAACCAGATCAAAAAACAGTCCTTAACACTGGATTATGCTGTCTTCTTTTCAAGAAAGTTTTCTTCTGGCAGATAGTTACTTTCCTGGCAGCTCACCTTGACTCTGCTGAACCTAGgtctttaaaattaattaattaattaattaactatattaaggtatcattgatatatacttatgaaggtttcacatgagcaaaatggtggttactacatttacccatattatcaagttccccccacgcTAGAGTAAGGTTTTTAGCTCTTACTCTAGGGCCTGGTCCTCACTCAGAGTGAGCCTCTCTGGTGTCTCAGCTAAAGGACCCTACTTAGCTGGGTTGGAGCCCCAGGGTCTCCCCCAGTGTGGCCCCTGGTGACTGGTAATCTGTCCTATAGCAGTACTTGCTGCACATATAGCCCAGAGCCTGGCCGGGGGTCTAGGAGAACCCACAAAGCCCTCTGCCACCCCACACCTGCTTTGCTGTTCTTGTTGTACCCTGAAGGTCCAGCCCCTCCAGCAGCCCTGAATTCTGGCCTCTGCCTGACCAGCTTGGTGGAACTGGCATCCTCTGGTCTGAGCCACTGTCATCTCTCATCTGGGTGACTGCAACAGCCTTCTGTTTTCCCTTCTTCCAGTCTTGCTCTCCTAGTCTACTgttcaaagaacatttaaaaatgttaagccAGATAACATCATTCCTTGATAAAAATTTCCAGTGGCAACGAACAAGTCAAGTTCCTCTTGACAGCCTGAGGATCCTTGGCCCCCAGTATCTCTTCTGCCACTCTCCACCTCATTTGCTCTGTCCTACTTCCACCTGCCTCCTTTCTGATCTTTGACAGTTTTGCAGGCTCCTACCTCAGGACCCTCTGTAGAAGGTCCCTACTCCTTCCCACCCCCAATTGATCTGCCTAGCTGGATTGTTACCTCCTTCAAGTCTTTTTTTCAAATGTCACTCTTAGTCAGGGTTCCTCCAAAGCACATCCAGAGACAAAGACTTGTGTGCATGTAGCTCACCAGGAAGATCATCCTACGAATTCTGGTGAGGGAGTGGGTAGTGAAATGGGAGGCAGCAAGTATAGAAAGGGCACATCTGAGTACTGGTGTTAGCAGAGCTCAAGCCTGCAGGAGGCCCTGAGACTATGTAGACTGTTTCTCCACCAAATCTCATCCCTCATTGTTTGGGGTCGCTCCCAGGGGCATTACTCCCCGGCAGTTTTGGCCTCTCCTGCGCAGCTTCTGCTTCCAAGTAATAACTGCCTGGAGAGGTCATGGAAAAGATGATTGCCAGTTGGCCCATAAACTAGACCCTGGCATTCAGAGGCTCCTCATGCCCAACTTTGTCATTGAGATAATGATGTGTTGTTGAGATTATCTGGACTGTGTACATGACTGAACTTCTATATAAGCTTGGGAGTTAAGCCTCTATATAAACTTGGGGGATTTGGTGGGCAGATGCGAAGATCTACTCGTCCTGTGGCATGCAAGACAAGCCTCATTTGTTAACTCCCTTGTTAAATCTGCCACCTACCAATTGGAGTGGtttctttcttcagtctttcctGGCCCTCTGTGTGAGGAGTCTGGTTTTAGATGACAACCACAGGTTGCTTCTAACCAACATACCCTGGGGCAGAGAGACAGAAGCTGGTGTCCTGTAAGGGAACTAACCCTAGGAGTAATGTTCCCTGAGGCTGTCTGAGGGGATACGGACCAGGCACCCTTAGAGTCTGTTGAGGTCACCTTCTCAGTACTGCTTACCTAGACCGCTCTATTTAAAAACTGGAACTTGTACTCCACAGCTTCCTTACCCTCCTGGTTTTATCTTTTGCATGTATTCCTTTAAGATATATACTTTATTTATCATACATTGTTTTTTGCTAGTctttcctccaactttgttcaCTGATGATGTACATCTTAAATTTTGAGCAATTCCTTGCCACACAGCAGGCcctaaaaaaacatttattgaatgaatgaatgaaagagtctGAAAGAAACTCTGCTTTTTTGACTTCTAGTGGGAAAACCAGGGTAACTTCATTTGTTAGTCTTTGGAGTTTGAagaaacttaaggaaaaaaaacatggtcAAACTGCCTCATTTTACAAGCTTATATTATGGTAACAACACAGATTCCTTGACATCCAGGACCtgtcttttctaatatattttgctacttgttatttttctgtgttaTTGTGATGACTACTTACACTCTATTAAAATGCCCTGTAAGACCCAATTTTCAAGGTGCCTCCACATATCTTACCTTATTTGGTAGTTACAGCAACAATGTGATGTAAACAAAGCTAGCATTACTATTTATTGTCTCCTTTGTTGAGAATCTAAGTAATTGTCCAACTCTCTCCTGAATTCACAAGTCTCTCAATCCTTACCTCTCTTCCCAACATACTGCTACTCATTTTTACCGGTTTTAAAAAGTGCTTATGTTCCTAAGATTCAGGGAATGATTAGGTCTTGGTTTCTGTGGCAGATGCGGAGATCTACTCATCCTGTGGCACACAGCAGTAAGTAAGTGCAACACAGGATTTATAAGAGAAAGGTAAGGAACAGTGCATTCTGAGAATAGTGAATTTTGTGTGTATGCTTTTAGGGCAAACTGATTAGCTGGCACCTAGCAAAGAGGTCAGTCTGAAATTCTGTCCTTGAGTAAGTTCTCTAGGGGTATCAAACAAAACCATTTTTATTGTTCACTGATTCTCAAGAAAACCTTGAGGTTTGTGTAATGTCTGCCAGTATCCTTTTATTAGCATATTTGATCTTGTTAATTCGGGTCTGTACAATTTCCTGTATTAGAATTCTATAGAAACAAACAGAGACTGGGAAAGACCAACTCTTTCCCAGTCAACCTAGAGGATCTGAGGGCCCCAGCCccccaaaacatttttctttgtttgaaaACAGCATCAGTGGCATTAGCAGTCTGTCCAGCCCCTTAGTGAACAGTCAGGGCTACCTAACTATGGAGTGCCCTAAGAAGGCTCAGGCCTTTGCAGACATCCTGGAGGCTGAGTTCCAAACGTGGCATTGCATTGAGGGACAAAGGGGCACTGGAGTCAGGGTCCCAGAACTAGGAGCTGCTTAATGGGACCACGTGATCAATGGAAATTGGGATCTCCCTGAATGGTAGTAGTACGAAGATAGTAAATACAAAGGACAAGAGTAAAGGAGAGTTTAACTTGTGACAGAAATACAAACAGTAACAGAGGAGAATAGAATGAAGAGCTGAAATACTCACAGAACAGAATCATACGAAGTGAACCAGAACTGAACTTTATTTGGAAGACAGGGTAAATCCATTACTGGTGACCAGAGCTCTGAAGCTTCACTTTCTCCTCAGGAAGGTGGGCTGGAATGGGGTGGGCTGTGTTTGGCAGGGGCTGTGGTGGCTTGATATCTGGGTAGACAAGCAAAATGGAGTTTTCTGAGACTATGGCACCTCTCACACCAACCCAGAACCCACCTGTGTGTGTCCTCTTCAGCTCAATGTCCCCCATCATCCTTATCCCCCTGGGATATCCCATATTTTTCTCCACTACCTCTCACCTGCCTGGCTCGCCAGCTGGGCCTCAGGCCTGTCTCCCCAGAGCAGATGGTCAGGATCATTGAGAAACCGCTGGCTGCGCTGACATGTTAGGCAGGTCTGTACTGTCCAGCGCTGTCCCCTGCATCCTGGGGTGAAagtgagaaaaaggaagggagtGCTCAtgtttagagaagaaaaattctCCTGCACCCAGTTATGCTCAATTTTAGTAAGAATTCCTACCCCTTGTCCCCAAGTCCAAACTTGAGGTATTTAATCCCTGCTTGAAGTCCATCAGTTTCTTGGTGAATAAAGTCCTTTATTCTTTAAGATAAAACCCAAACTCCTTAACAAGACTCTTCAAGATTTGCCCTGGCTCCTGCAGCCTCATGTCTTGCCCTTGCCAACCTCAaactccagcctccagaatgctCATTTTGTGGACATCACCACAAGCTCTCCTGTCCTGGAATTCTCACACATGCCTAGAATTTCCAACTGCTACTCCTTTTGCTCATCATCAGCCTCACCACCACTGGCTTAAGTAGCCTGGCATTCCACTCCTCAGGTAAAGCATTTTTGTGCACTACTTTGTTTCTATCTTAGAAACTTCTATCAAGTTTCTATCTTGTAGTTCCATCAGACTACAATTTCAAGGAGAATAATGAATCTAGCACAATCCTTGACatatcttagaaaaataaatatttgttcaatgaatgaatgaatggtgatgGGAATCGGTCCTCCACGAGGCAAAATAACATCTATTGCTATGTATGGGTGGTGTGGCAATATAATTTCTCTAATGCCCAGCCCTCAGTTTGTCCAAGTGGAGTTGCAGTTTAACCCAGAGCTGGAAAAAGTCGGCTCCTGCAACTCCAACGCCGGATACCCATTTAAAGAGAGGAAAGGGGTCTCTGGCCCACCGTCTCCCCGCTCACCAGTGTTCCTCAATCACCCCACCTCGGCGGGAGCACTCACGTCTCTGGCGCTGCGTGCAAGTCAGGCCCGGTATGAGGAGAGAAGAGCAGCCACGACAGAGGGTCCTCTTCACAGAGGGGTCCCTGGAAACGGAAGGGGAAGGTGATCT from the Manis javanica isolate MJ-LG chromosome 16, MJ_LKY, whole genome shotgun sequence genome contains:
- the RPP21 gene encoding ribonuclease P protein subunit p21 isoform X1; translated protein: MGTTLPGRPCAGARPEPADEHGRRRSGAKRMAGQVKDREAFQRLSFLYQAAHCVLGQDPENQALARFYCHTERIIAKRLVLRRDPSVKRTLCRGCSSLLIPGLTCTQRQRRCRGQRWTVQTCLTCQRSQRFLNDPDHLLWGDRPEAQLASQADIKPPQPLPNTAHPIPAHLPEEKVKLQSSGHQ
- the RPP21 gene encoding ribonuclease P protein subunit p21 isoform X2 codes for the protein MGTTLPGRPCAGARPEPADEHGRRRSGAKRMAGQVKDREAFQRLSFLYQAAHCVLGQDPENQALARFYCHTERIIAKRLVLRRDPSVKRTLCRGCSSLLIPGLTCTQRQRRCRGQRWTVQTCLTCQRSQRFLNDPDHLLWGDRPEAQLASQAGERYQATTAPAKHSPPHSSPPS